TGTTTTCATTCCAGGTAAAGTTGTTGGAGCCATCTGTCCTTTTGTCATTCCATAAATAGCATTATTAACAAAAATAACTGTAAAATTTTCTCCTCTTGCTGCTGCATGTATTATTTCTGCTGTCCCTATTGCTGCAAGGTCTCCATCTCCCTGATATGTGAAGATAATTCTATCAGGTAATAATCTTTTTATTGCTGTTGCAACTGCTGGTGCTCTTCCATGTGCTGCTTCAGTTACATCAAAATTGAAAAAATTATATGCTAAAACTGCACATCCAACAGGAGCAACTCCAATCGTTTTTTCTCTAATATTTAATTCATCAATTATTTCTGCAATTAATCTATGTATTATTCCATGTCCACAACCAGGACAGTATGTTGTAATTTCTTCTTTTAAACTTTCTGGTTTTTTATATACTGCTTCCATAACTTATTCCTTCCCACCTTTAAGGTGGGCTGTGAAAAACCTTGATATTTCTTGTGGTGTGGGGACGCCTCCACCAGGTCTTCCATAAAAATAAACTGGTAAATTTTTTCTGTTTGCAATTTTAACATCATCTATCATCTGTCCGAGATTCATTTCAACAACAAAAATTCTTTTTACCTTTTCAATTGTTTTTTCAAGTTCTTTATAAGGAAATGGCCATAAAGTTACTGGTCTGAATAGTCCAATTCTTTTACCTTTATCCCTTAAAATTTTAATACTTTCATAACATATTCTTGCACATGTCCCAAAACTTACTACTAAACTATCTGAATTTTCACAGAAATATTTTTCATACTTTACTTCTTTCTCCTCAATTTTTTTATATTTTTTATAAAGTTTCCAGTTATGTTTTTCAAGTACACCAGGAGTTAAAAATAATGACTTTATTGAATTTGGCTTTCTTCCATAACAACCTGTTAAAGCCCATTTTTTTATAGGTAATCTGTTTTTCCTTTTTTTAAATTTTACCGATTCCATAATTTGAGCGAGTATCCCATCTGCAAGTATTAAGACAGGATTTCTATATTTATCAGCAATATCAAATGAAATATAGGTTAAATCATATAGTTCCTGAACTGTCCACGGAGCATATACAATTGTTCTGTAATCCCCATGTCCTCCACCTCTTGTTGCCTGAAAATAATCACTTTGAGAAGGCGTTACATCTCCAAGACCAGGACCACCCCTATTCATATTTATAATTACTGCAGGTAGTTCACAACCAGCAAGATATGATATTCCTTCCTGTTTCAAAGAAATACCCGGAGAAGAAGATGATGTTAATGCGCGAAAACCACATACACTTGCTCCAAAAACCATATTTATAGCAGAAAGTTCGCTCTCTGCCTGAATAAAAATACCTCCTTCCTCAGGTAATCTTTTACTCATATATTCAGGAAATCTGTTCTGAGGAGTTATGGGATACCCGGCATAAAATTTACATCCAGCATGAATTGCTGCTTCTGCTGCTGCTTCACAACCTGTAAGTAAATATTTATTCATTTTTTCTTTGTCCAGGAATTATCAGAAAGTTGAATCCATGTATTTTGTGGAGAATATTTCTGTGCTACTTC
This bacterium DNA region includes the following protein-coding sequences:
- a CDS encoding thiamine pyrophosphate-dependent enzyme yields the protein MEAVYKKPESLKEEITTYCPGCGHGIIHRLIAEIIDELNIREKTIGVAPVGCAVLAYNFFNFDVTEAAHGRAPAVATAIKRLLPDRIIFTYQGDGDLAAIGTAEIIHAAARGENFTVIFVNNAIYGMTKGQMAPTTLPGMKTTTTIFGREPNYHGYPLKVCELLSQIDGVTYLERTAVDSIPGIIKTKLAIKKAFQYQIENKGFSLVEILSPCPVNWKMSPSQSMKWIKEVMSKYFVPGVYKDKGGK
- the vorB gene encoding 3-methyl-2-oxobutanoate dehydrogenase subunit VorB, coding for MNKYLLTGCEAAAEAAIHAGCKFYAGYPITPQNRFPEYMSKRLPEEGGIFIQAESELSAINMVFGASVCGFRALTSSSSPGISLKQEGISYLAGCELPAVIINMNRGGPGLGDVTPSQSDYFQATRGGGHGDYRTIVYAPWTVQELYDLTYISFDIADKYRNPVLILADGILAQIMESVKFKKRKNRLPIKKWALTGCYGRKPNSIKSLFLTPGVLEKHNWKLYKKYKKIEEKEVKYEKYFCENSDSLVVSFGTCARICYESIKILRDKGKRIGLFRPVTLWPFPYKELEKTIEKVKRIFVVEMNLGQMIDDVKIANRKNLPVYFYGRPGGGVPTPQEISRFFTAHLKGGKE